The DNA window TGCTCATTTACGTCTATTTCATTTGCGTTAAACTTTATTACAACAAAGTTTAATAATCTATATCCAAATCCTTGCCTAAAATAACTGGGATCTACAAAAAGTATTTCTACCTTATTGCCCGAAATACCAATAAAACCTAATACCTTATCCTTATCTATTAAGCAAAAAACTTGAAAATCGCTAAAATTTATATTGCTTACTAATTTCTTTATTTCTTTAAAATCACCTAGAGATAAAAAATTATGGGTAGCAAGTACAGATTTTTCCCAAACGGCTAAAATCTGCTCTCGATAGCTTGCAATGTAGGGCTGTATTTGAAAATTATCCATAAGGTGATTAAACAAAGTTGCTTTGCTTTTTCATATTCATAAATACCGATTGCTGATCCATTAAAATTAAATGCAATAGGTATAGTTGTTGCGTAATGTTGCTAGTATTATCTTTATCCGCACTATGTAAAATTCTAGCTACAACTTGCTGGGCATGTAATAGGTTTCTATATTTTGGTACCTTATAT is part of the Candidatus Nitrosacidococcus sp. I8 genome and encodes:
- a CDS encoding GNAT family N-acetyltransferase yields the protein MDNFQIQPYIASYREQILAVWEKSVLATHNFLSLGDFKEIKKLVSNINFSDFQVFCLIDKDKVLGFIGISGNKVEILFVDPSYFRQGFGYRLLNFVVIKFNANEIDVNEQNIKALKFYEKFGFQRYDRSEKDNQGRNYPILKMRLANYI